TTCAATGTTCTGGAAGTGACTACGGCTTTATAGTAAAGTCCAACACATTTCTACGCAGGAGAAGTCATTTCATCTTTGGATTGTGATAAAGGTTTTACCGTGAAGGGAAATTTTATCACACATCTGGCTCACAATGGAGGAGAAACCATTTCcgtgttctgaatgtggcaaatcTTTTAAAAACAAGTCAAATCTTTTGAAACACCAGAtagttcacactggagagaagccatttgaGTGTCCCGAATGTGACAAAACTTTTACACAGAAGAGTAATCTTAACTTACACATGAGCATTCACACTGGAGCAATGCTGTATCCGTGTTTGGATTGTGGCAAAGATTTTAGAGTGAAGGCAAATCTTATcacacaccagaggattcacactggggagaagccatatcagtgttctgaatgtgagaATGCTTTCACATCGAAGTCACAGCTTAGCAGACACCAGAGGAgtcacactggagagaaaccgtatgagtgttctgaatgtgataaagcttttaTAACCAAGATCAGGCTTGAcaaacaccagaggattcacactggagagaagccatatcagtgttctCAATGTAACAAAGCTTTTACAGTGAGAGAACACCTTATCAAACATGAGAGGGTGCACACTAGAGAGAAGCCGTTCCAGTGTTTTGTGTGTAATAAAGATTTTTCAGATAAGTCACACCTTATCAGACATCAGAGGATTCATACTGGTGAAAGGCCATATCAGTGTTcaaaatgtgacaaagcttttacaacAAGAGAACACCTTATCAAACACGAGAGGGtccacactggggagaagccgtatcaatgttctgaatgcgacaaagcttttacacagaAGGCAATCCTTATTAGACATcagagggttcacactggagaaaggCCATATCAGTGTTCAgaatgtgataaagcttttaAACAGAAGACCGATCTTAACTCGCACCAGTGGGTTCACATTAAAAAGAGGCCATATCAGTGTTCAGAATATAACAAAGCTTTGCCAAGCCAGAGAGAGCTCGTTACACACCAAAGTGTCCACACGAATgacaatttgattattttttcaGACAATCATTAACGACTGAACTGTTTCTTTATGATTTtcatctttatcttttttttgtggAACCTTGACTTGACCAcaagtctaatgccacgtacacatgaccatttttccggttgtaaaaaatgacgtttttaagggtctagaaaaaactatatatggccttgcctacacacgatcatgaaaaaaaaatgctctagcaaagcgtggtgatgtacaacggcactataaaggggaagtcccATGctgatggcaccaccctttgggctgctttagctgattttgtgtttgtaaaagacgattcgctatctccattacgaacgctagttttaccagaacgagcactcccgttttataacttgcttctgagcatgcatgttttttttacgtcgttaaagcccacacacgaccattttttacaaccttaaaaacaacgacgttaaaaacgttgtgaaaaaatagagcatgttcgaaatttttaatgcccattttttagatcgtgaaaaatgctctggagcccacacacgatcgtttttaatgagattaaaaaaaagtaattttttagaacccgaaaaacggtcgtgtgtacgcggcataagagattcCACCAGGTAAAGATTGGATGTTCGtattatcttatttttttgtccAGCTATTGCTTATCTCCATAGTCCAATCACACAATACAACTGTAAGAGATCTGAACTTAAAAACTGATGAACTTCTGGGTAACTGAAATTCTTCTGATTTAGGTTTTCTAATGACTCTGAGCAGACAAATCTCATTTTTGAGTAAACTTTGTGAAGAACACTTTTTGACCCTGGAATCATTACAATGTTTCGATTATAATGTTGGCCTTAAAGTGTAACTATGGGAAAATGAATAATGGCATCAAAGCTTAAATCTGACATTAACCATTTTAGTCCCTGGGCCTTTCTCTCACTAaactccttgggccagattcttaaaaggcttacgacggagCAAAACGCcatttgcaccgtcgtaagtcctaatctggcccggcctatctatgcgactgattcttagaatcagttacgcatagatatcccttagatctgacaggcgtaaggctcttacgctgtcagatcttaaatgcaattttttttcccgccgctaggtgttgcctcgtcgttttccccgtcgtctatgcaaattagctttttacgacgattcccgaacgtacgcgcagacgacgcagtgaatttacaacgtttccgtaagcgtaaacttgcccctgctatatgaggatatacgtaggtccgtcgtatggcgtcgggtcagcgtcgtctttttccgttgttaacgtcgtttatgtaagtcgttcgcgaatacgactttacgtcaatgacgctcacgtcggcgtcattgacgttttccgtcgtgagctggagcatgcgcacggggctatttttatgcctggcgcatgcgcagtttaatcgtcgcgggggcgcgcttaatttaaatacaagccgccccctttaaattacgcggccttacgccgggccatttacacaacgacgccgcaaattacggagcaagtgcttggagaatacggcacttgctccagtaatttgcggcggcgtagtgtaaatggcttacgctacgccgccgcagattatacaagaatctggccccttgagtcccagattgtttttattttatccatAAATCAGTTCTACACATTATACCTTTAACATTTGTAGTCTATCCAAATTAATTATACATCAGCTTATCGGAacagatagagctttcatttTGTAGGAAATCTGGgtagatatatttttatttcctttgttttattgggaatacataataaaaaattaagCCTTTTCCTGTAATTTATCCAAATTCAGCATTTATTTAGTTTGTGCACTTTTGcaaaatataataaacaaaatctgtGGATTACAATAATATCACATCTGTTAGTGTAGCTAGAAGTGAATGTCTGCATTTTACTTTAGAAGAGCTACCTTTCAACACTACAATGTGAGGCACACAATGTCTGTGTAAGTTGTTAGATTGTTAATATAACATTAAGTTTTGTTGCTATGCACACAATTTGGCACAACCATGGGATTGTGATTGCATTATAGAttacacatacagtaaaaccttaaattgcaagcataattcgttccggacgcatgcttgtaatccaaagcactcttatatcaaagcgaatttccctataagaaataatggaaaatcaaatgattcgttccacaaccatttattcataagtccttcagtttatagtccatataaaaagattatagcaatgtgaccaggttgtgtaaccataaaatgtccatccacaaggggattagaagcaaaatccagcaggagctacagactataaaagagaagagaagcgccTCTAAGTTCAGCAAatctggttacatttaatgaaggtacaacatttagcaactcaaatggcacatttaagtatgcaggcatcctgaGAAAAACTGTCCACATAGACTGTCCTCCCCACCGTCGGCTCTCaccactgtcagtctgcaatcgtgatcgTAAAGacaaccctgcagtagagcgatctgaaagtgaggcttgaagcgCTTGTTGAGTGCAGAGTGGAAGAGATGACATTGATGGCAGTGTGGAGGATGGTttatgtggacatctttaccccggatgcttgtgtacttagatgtgcctcttttaatcatcaacaatATGggtttgctaaatgttgtaccttcattaaccacttaaggaccggaccaatatgctgctaaatgacccaaggggtttttacaattcgggactgcgtcgctttaacagacaattgcgcggtcgtgcgatgtggctcccaaacaaaattggcgtcctttttttcccacaaatagagctttcttttggtggtatttgatcacctctgcggtttttattttttgcgctataaattaaaatagagcgacaattttgaaaaaaatgcaatattttttactttttgctgtaataaatatctcccaaaaatatataaaaaaaaaaaatttttcctcagtttaggccgatacgtattctacctatttttggtaaaaaaaatcgcaataagcgtttatcggttggtttgcgcaaaatttatagcgtttacaaaataggggatagttttattgcatttttataattttttttttttactacttatggcggcgatcagcgatttttttttttgtgactgcgacattatggcggacacttcggacaattttgacacatttttgggaccattgtcattttcacagcaaaaaatgcatttaaattgcattttttattgtgaaaatgacagttgcagtttgggagttaaccacaagggggcgctgaaggagtttcgtttcacctagtgtgtgtttactactgtaggggggtgtggctgtaggtgtgacgtcatcgatcgtgtctccctataaaagggatcacacgatcgatgcagccgccacattgaagaacggggaagccgtgtttacacacggctctccccgttcttcagctccggggaccgatcgccgcactccagcggcgatcgggtccgctcgacccgcggtcccggagcttcggaccgggtcgcgggagcgcgcccgcgacccacggctgggtactagtacaggacgtacctgtacgtacatgtgcccagccgtgccattctgccgacgtatatgtgcaggaggcggtccgggaagtggttaaatgtaaccatattgctacacttagaggtgcctttcttctcttttatacttcgttgtgacatgatgctactcttatatcaagacattgcttgtatttcAATAGAAGGAGGGTTTtgtgactttaaatgagatgcgtttttagcaatatgcaattattcaaaaataattaaatatatataggaAATATAAAAAACGTTTCTATAATAACCAGGTTTAAAGTTAACCAAAcaaaaaagcaacaaaccaaATGAACCTGTCTAACTGtaagcattaaaaacaggggtttagttgcacgcatttgcaaatacctgtgtaagctgcaggccccaccaaggctctctgtgtactgcagttcctaactatgaattttaaagtctccttagtaggagcacaggtgtgctaatcaatagataaggggcaggtgactgggggtAACCCAGCCCCCCTAAAGGGGCAGGTGCACACCCAGCGCATAGAAGCAAAGGTGCTGGCGTGCTACCTGACCATGCCACTACCTATGGCTGGTTTAACAATTAAGCGCACTGAAAAAAACGTATGTGTATATACGAAGATATCACAAGGAAATACAGGAGTAAAAATATTCATGCCTTCCAAACCAAAACACCACCGAACTAGAAGCGGACCACATcaacctgggtcagctagtcaataaATGACAATGCACAATCGACTGTCAGTGGTAAatctgtggaggcactttattccactcctgaaacgcatctccatccctggataatgtaaaaaaaagagggggataaGGTTGagactttacatgaggcatatgataaacaaccataggcctccatccctgtaaatggatagaagggggggaggttttggggCTTTAAATGATATCTTCCGGCTCTCACCACTATTTGTCTGCAATCGTGATCATAAAGacaaccctgcagtagagcgatctgaaagtgaggcttgaagcaCTTGTTGAGTACAGAGTGGAAGAGATGACATTGATGGCAGTGTGGAGGATGGTttatgtggacatctttaccccggatgcctgtgtacttagatgtgcctcttttaataatcaacaatgtgagttgctaaatgttgtaccttcattaaatgtaaccatattgctacacttagaggcgcctctcttctcttttaggcctctttcacatggagcggaccgtttttgtgtgcgctccgtgtgtgtccggcggctcagcggggatcatccgtaatccccgctgagatgtcggcggatagggcggtccccgcacactgtgcagagaccgccctgtctcttctccgctctcccctatggagaaTCGGATgaagacagaccgtctgtccatcttcatccgatccgttccgccggacggaagaaaaatagggttttcttccgtccgaaaaaccggatcctgacggacgcggatggttgcggacgttagtggatgctccatccgctaacagacgcgatcccatagggaaacaGACTTGTAaaaagcggacgaacggtccgctaatgtgaaaggggccttatacttcgttgtgacatgatgctactcttatatcaagacattgcttgtatttcaagtcaaaatttattaaaacattttgcttgtcttgcaaaacactctcaaaccaaggttttactgtatgtaatatactgtatatattagaaATCTGTGCAGCAGCAGGTCACTTCTAATAATTGACTATTGCTAATTGCAACTAGAAGTGACCTATTgctacagtgggaggaagaacagatcTGTCCCTATCCTGTATGGAATGTGATGTCTTGACCCCACGTGTGACATTATTACCTTCCCAATGTAAACCGAACATTGAAGCACTACATTTTAGGTCATTCACACTGGCTGGAGGATTTTTTTCCTGGGTGTCCATCTCTTTAGATACACTTCACCAGTGGTCTCCGGACTCTCTGGCATTGGTTCTCtctggactagggatgagccgaacattcgttcattcgaacgttcaaattcaaaaacgctcattttaaagaccgatattcaatttaatgttggaaaacgtcgtccagaacccgggtcttgccccagggaacatgtatcaatggaaatttttttttttaaaacggccgtttttccggagcagcgatttaaatgatgcttaaagtgaaaaaaaaaatgaaaaattccttcaaatatcacacctgctgtgtgtctatagtagtggcacgtgtttagaaatgtccctgcacaacatgaaattattataagaacaaagtaatttaacactgcttgcgcacgtgctgtgtggcaacaatatctcgattattttaggggtggtgggggggggccattatttttttgtgaaagcaaaattgtagaaaaaagggcacccctcaaacatactgtaattggagcgcaacaaagagccacgtgcaaagtattgcatcaaaaattgttattaggcgcccctgttacacaggggcacaaacatttgtccgtaggcacaacacaacactgcaacccctcccaatatctgtaattggagcacaacaaggagccacgtgcaaagtattgcatcaaaaattgttattaggcacccctgttacacaggggcacaaacgttgtgccttaggccatgtgcaaagtattgcatcaaaaattgttattagacgcccctgttacacaggggcacaaaaatgtgtccgtaggcacaacacaacaacccctcccaatatctgtaattggagcgcaacaaggagccacgtgcaaagtattgcatcaaaaattggtatcagacgcccctgttacacagggacagaaaaattaggccttaggcacaacacaacactgcaacccctcccaatatctttaattggagtgcaacaaggagccacgtgcaaagttttgcatcaaaaattgttattaggtgaaaaattaggccttaggcactggtggcggagcacagaaaaacaaaatttcttactagctatcagcaagaaaagtgaggaggagaaggatattccatcagcagcataacaggacagtcactcagcatcagcagtctcaaagggatctgacatttcaacaaaaaattattattcagtaacatcagcatcaggtgcttggtagctggtgttgatccaagcctgattcattttgatgaaggtcagtcgatcaacagagtcggtggagaggcgcaccctgtgatcggtcacaaagcctccagcagcactgaatgtgcgttctgaaagagcactggatgcagggcaagccagtagctcaattgcgtactgtgcaagctctggccagtgatccatcctcaagacccagtaagccagaggattttccgtggggaaggtgtccaagtcggatcttgccgctaggtattcccggaccatgtaaaccagacgctggcgatggttgctggaaccagtcagaccttggggctgcggattaaaaaattgtctgaacgcatcggtcagatggccaccttctccaccgctccttctctgactcaccgaagcctcagcaaaacgttgtccagggccaggttttggtaatccccccggttctgggaacgcattgcacagacccttctgcaaggcctcccgcagaagtttcatcttctgctccctctgcgatggcaacataaggtccgctaccttactcttgtaacgtggatcaaggagagttgccagccagtaatgatccctctccttgatagtacgtacacaaggatccttacgcaggctttgctggatcagggaggccatgcagcgtaggtttgcagaggcattcggggcagagtcctctgggtcactgaggatgacaggatccgcagccacctcatcccagccacgtaaaagtccacgtgttccttgggactgtaaatgatcccttgaagactgctgctgttgatgctaagtgctaggctccacctccatgctgctgatacaatcctcctcctcctcttcctgtgttctaggtgggcaagcaggaacagtgtctggataaagggggccttgagaggtaaggaagtcctcttcttcctcaagggccctgtccattattccatgtagggtgtgctccaacatgtgaataagcgggacagtctcactgatgcatgcactgtcactgctcaccatcctcgtggcctcctcaaatggtgacagggcagtgcatgcatccctgatcaaggcccactggcgtggtgaaaaaaaaccaagctcccctgagccagttctgctgccatattggcacaggtactcattgatggccctctgctgagtgtgcagccgctgcagcatggccaacgtagagttccatctggtgggcatgtcacagattaggcggttcttgggcaggttgtattccctctggaggtctgtcagccgagcagtggcattatatgacctccggaaatgcacacagactttcctggcctgcttcaggacatcctgtaagcccgggtacctgcccaagaaccgctgcaccaccaaattgagaacatgcgcaaaacagggcacatgggtgagttttccctgtcgcagggcagagaggaggttggtgccattatcgctgaccaccattccaggcttcagctggcgtggcgtcaaccacctctgagcctgcccctgcagagctgaaagaacctcttccccagtgtggctcctgtctcccaagcacactagctctagcaccgcatggcatctcttggcctgcattcgcccctcgtacgcctacggagcacggctgcttctgagcaaacatcaccacaggaagaggccacagaggaagaagaagaggagggggtggaggagagaggtgtgtcacaagcagtagtagtgttttggaggcgtggtggcggaacaacctccaaaactactgtaccttgtcctgcgtccttcccagctgccagcagagtcacccaatgggccttaaaagacaggtaacgtccctgtccatgcctgctggaacatgagtcagcggtaagatgcaccttaccactgaccgccctgtccagcgaggcatggacattgccttccacatgccggtagagagccggaatcgccttccgtgagaaaaagtggcgtttgggtacttgccactgaggtactgcacattccacaaactcacggaagggggcagaatctaccaactggaaaggtaacagttgaagtgctagtaattttgctaagctagcattcaaccgctgggcatgaggatggctgggagtgtacttttttcggcgctgcagcagctggggcagggaaatttgtctggtactatcagtagattgcccgcacgtactaccactactaggttgtgacacgcctatttctacaacttcagtgcaggcttcagagaggactgggggtctagtggggttggaggtcacagaagggcaaggggaggtacgCTTTGGTCTtttgtgtgggtctttctggtatgcttgccaacgagctgcatgcagctcgacatatgtctggacaagcatgtggtgcccaagcgggtgatgttttggccacgcgagatacgcttgagacatatgttgcaaacagcaaaggtacgttCTGAtgcacatgtttcaaaaaaggcccacaccaaagaacttttgctgtaccgttgagacacagcagtgccacgtaatgcagttggtgtgctgcccttaagctgacccctggagggcatcctgcctctttggagatgtgcctgtgcctcctcctctctcctatcaggcacccaggtagagtcagtgacctcatcatcccctccctcctcatcatcactgtcgacaacctggcagtatgctccagctgggggaacatcactcctctcggccaccccctctccctgggctcacatcaatgccttcctctatctgtgttccgtcatcggagtcttcaaaacgctgcgcatcttcatgcagcatgtacccaacactgtgttggaacagttcgggggactcctcaggaggacacggtgggactagggaaggattgtgtgatgccattgtgcagagggaagaggacgccttggcagctgctttgccagacaaactatgatcagtctgtgtgagagaggatgaggaggatgaggacggcttggtcatccaatccactaatttctctgcatgttgaggctagATTAGCAGGTAAATAGATTGAAAAtgactactagcctagctaatttacggcggtgtagcctaaacaggctaggctacgccgccctaaagttattccaatgtacctgaatctacctataagtgtgTTGgtttgagcactaatacactgcccaacaagaattatcctgcctttgtggctgtgtgtgagtaaagagattaGCTCAGGTGTACTATTTAGATATAccttatttattggcgtatacgacgcaccttcactttaagaaggaagtttcaggaaaaaaaatatataaataaaatactgtaaagcaaaataagggtcagtgcccatctgccgacccccaattgccatgaatgcagcacccaccattgccatcagtgcagccttggaGGGGGCGAGACGGGCGCCAAAGAttacctacaggagaatctcctgtttacacagcggccTCTTTAAGAGAAAGTCCTGTATGCACGGCCCTCGTCCCACCTCCTCCAAGGAAGCCAGCCTATATATCTTGTGTGGCGGCGGCGCTGGGAGACCATCgggggccacaaaatatatatatatatatatatatatatatatatatatatatatatatatatatatgtttagataaccaggcgggccgttcaaaaccggaCCACGGGCCGGATTTTGGACATACCTGCCTTAATCAGTAAATATAGcacaatactgcattatggccactagatggagccaaataaaacatggtataaaataaaatatgaccaAAATTCATATTGGTTGGGTGAATGCTGCTCACATTTATTCAACTAGACCTCTAAGCATTTGTGAAatcttacaccacaaaatgtGCTCAGCCAATGAAAGGTAAtgtgactccatttttatttttctactgctatcaatggccaacacggtaaaacacttcatccatgtctatggagatctctgatctccttatgaactgtttcttacatgatgaagatcagccatggaatatatctgaggtgtatatcagggtgtgcttcttccccacatgagagctgtgatgtccagcaacattcatatagaagacatttcccgcactcaaggcaactcaatacacctcgagggttgtgtgggatccctgatgtacaggaagacaggacttcagtgagtaacaattccctcactcaggacaggaaagtggcttctcccccgtgtgagatctctgatgtttgtaaagagtGGACTTCactgtaaaacatttcccgcactcaggacaggaatacggcttctcccccgtgtgagatctctgatgtttgtaaacattggatatgtctgaaaaacatttcccacactcaggacaggaatacggcttctctcctgtgtgagatctctgatgtttggaaagatcggacttgcttgaaaaacatttcccacactcaggacaggaatatggcttctcccctgt
The sequence above is drawn from the Rana temporaria chromosome 4, aRanTem1.1, whole genome shotgun sequence genome and encodes:
- the LOC120935855 gene encoding zinc finger protein 84-like, whose amino-acid sequence is MEEKPFPCSECGKSFKNKSNLLKHQIVHTGEKPFECPECDKTFTQKSNLNLHMSIHTGAMLYPCLDCGKDFRVKANLITHQRIHTGEKPYQCSECENAFTSKSQLSRHQRSHTGEKPYECSECDKAFITKIRLDKHQRIHTGEKPYQCSQCNKAFTVREHLIKHERVHTREKPFQCFVCNKDFSDKSHLIRHQRIHTGERPYQCSKCDKAFTTREHLIKHERVHTGEKPYQCSECDKAFTQKAILIRHQRVHTGERPYQCSECDKAFKQKTDLNSHQWVHIKKRPYQCSEYNKALPSQRELVTHQSVHTNDNLIIFSDNH